The following coding sequences are from one Ruminococcus flavefaciens AE3010 window:
- a CDS encoding AlkZ-related protein → MIVENGEWIIHGLAWDDPYRIRSPKELVNWINEVGFLPLFGNGVKGFSVEEHVSPDYWWTGNREQDPWEWREIIAAGHVVAYGKFFDKKAGFISMEWLPYFANYRRDGYDFDSAWEDSKVNRREKLIMDVLTETDSDGDIIWTDKQILSTELKQLAGFGKGGEKNFQGITTDLMMKTYLVTADFHRRRNKKGSEYGMAVSVLLPPEAVWGYDAVTSAYNESPHESWKRIVERVQKLYPDADKAEIIKLIGKEHK, encoded by the coding sequence ATGATAGTAGAGAACGGTGAATGGATAATACACGGACTTGCGTGGGACGATCCATACAGGATACGTAGTCCGAAAGAGCTTGTGAATTGGATAAATGAGGTTGGGTTTCTGCCGCTTTTCGGAAATGGAGTCAAAGGTTTCTCTGTAGAAGAGCACGTTTCACCTGACTACTGGTGGACTGGTAACAGGGAGCAGGATCCGTGGGAATGGCGTGAAATAATAGCGGCAGGACATGTAGTCGCATATGGTAAGTTCTTCGATAAGAAGGCTGGTTTCATAAGTATGGAATGGCTGCCGTATTTTGCAAATTACAGGCGTGATGGCTACGACTTTGACTCCGCATGGGAGGATAGTAAGGTCAATCGCCGTGAGAAGCTTATAATGGACGTTCTTACAGAGACAGACAGCGACGGCGATATTATCTGGACAGATAAGCAGATACTGTCAACTGAGCTTAAACAGCTGGCAGGCTTCGGAAAAGGTGGCGAGAAGAACTTTCAAGGTATCACGACAGACCTTATGATGAAAACATATCTCGTTACAGCAGACTTCCACAGGCGCAGAAACAAGAAAGGCTCAGAGTACGGAATGGCTGTATCGGTTTTGCTGCCGCCCGAAGCTGTATGGGGATATGATGCGGTTACTTCAGCATACAATGAATCACCTCATGAGTCCTGGAAACGTATAGTGGAGCGAGTACAGAAGCTATATCCTGATGCAGATAAAGCTGAGATAATAAAGCTTATCGGAAAAGAACATAAGTGA
- a CDS encoding chromate transporter has product MILLKLFLSFFKIGAFTFGGGYAMIAMIQAEAEHQGWLTKEELVDFVAMNESTPGPLAVNMATFVGSRTSGVLGGICATLGVVLPSFIIILIVAKCYEKFKSSKAVNGAMSGLKPAVIGMIATAFSFIYHT; this is encoded by the coding sequence ATGATACTCCTTAAACTTTTTCTATCGTTCTTTAAAATAGGCGCTTTTACTTTCGGCGGAGGCTATGCAATGATAGCCATGATACAAGCCGAAGCAGAGCATCAGGGGTGGCTCACAAAGGAAGAGTTAGTTGACTTTGTAGCAATGAATGAGAGTACTCCGGGACCGCTGGCTGTGAATATGGCAACATTTGTCGGCAGCAGAACAAGCGGAGTCCTCGGAGGGATATGTGCAACTCTCGGTGTTGTTCTGCCGTCATTTATAATAATACTTATTGTTGCCAAATGCTATGAAAAGTTCAAAAGCAGCAAGGCTGTCAACGGAGCAATGAGCGGATTGAAGCCTGCTGTCATCGGAATGATAGCAACTGCTTTTTCTTTTATCTATCATACTTGA
- a CDS encoding beta-propeller domain-containing protein has product MNYFSNVISRIAAAVTAFVLIAVSASCADNNGRNIKLKSQPHYMSHAKDYKELYKILKESAKKQEFERIRTTTDDDDDDIDIVYEAEYSDLSYEEDEGYEEYSYISGASYDSPRGVPFTDGILPLNPAKKTDPGNNYQENDVYSYDRIKTNGKHIYYLNNYYDEKNKNHPFLRVIDVEDGKFLGYREVDLKKDICYDDDNKNIDAWQMFIYNNMIAVIGSVSIGNSYINDEHFSFVAFYTTDDTPKLIDVYKQAGYSGYPRITTDGHMIIPTQYSSKKFTDIKSSKDIVNYIPCYGLNDDYSPVHPEDILLPEEITASDELEYWIIGSIDLNTAGAPKICDIKALAGCSWCDYISEENIYAKSYSWDKGGKTDLTRISFKNGIISPSAGCTIDGSINNSDFFYEKKRIFMYCSKL; this is encoded by the coding sequence ATGAATTACTTTTCTAATGTTATATCACGTATTGCCGCTGCTGTGACAGCCTTTGTTTTAATTGCAGTATCAGCATCCTGTGCAGATAATAACGGAAGAAATATCAAGCTCAAAAGCCAGCCGCACTACATGAGCCATGCCAAGGATTACAAAGAGTTATATAAAATATTAAAAGAATCTGCTAAAAAGCAGGAGTTCGAACGTATAAGAACTACAACAGATGATGACGATGATGATATAGACATTGTATACGAAGCCGAATACTCAGATTTATCATATGAGGAAGATGAAGGATATGAAGAATACAGTTATATATCTGGCGCCAGCTACGATTCACCAAGGGGTGTCCCTTTCACTGACGGCATACTTCCATTGAATCCCGCTAAAAAGACAGATCCGGGTAACAACTATCAGGAAAATGATGTTTACAGTTACGATAGAATCAAAACAAACGGTAAACACATCTACTATCTGAATAATTACTATGATGAAAAGAATAAAAATCATCCCTTTCTGCGCGTGATCGACGTTGAAGACGGAAAATTTCTCGGATATAGAGAAGTAGACTTAAAAAAGGATATCTGCTATGATGATGACAATAAAAATATCGATGCTTGGCAAATGTTCATATACAATAATATGATAGCTGTAATTGGTTCAGTCTCTATTGGAAATTCTTACATTAATGATGAACACTTCTCTTTTGTTGCTTTTTATACCACCGATGATACTCCCAAGCTGATAGATGTATACAAACAGGCCGGATATAGCGGCTATCCAAGAATAACTACCGATGGACATATGATCATTCCGACACAATATTCAAGCAAGAAATTCACTGACATTAAAAGTAGTAAGGACATCGTGAACTATATCCCGTGCTATGGTCTTAATGATGATTACTCCCCTGTCCACCCGGAGGATATACTTCTTCCGGAAGAGATAACCGCAAGCGACGAATTAGAGTATTGGATCATTGGCAGCATTGACCTAAACACGGCAGGCGCACCGAAAATATGTGATATTAAAGCTCTTGCAGGCTGTTCATGGTGTGATTACATTTCCGAAGAAAACATCTATGCCAAATCATACAGCTGGGATAAAGGCGGTAAAACAGATCTGACGCGCATATCCTTCAAAAACGGCATTATTTCACCTTCAGCTGGCTGCACCATAGACGGCTCAATAAATAACTCAGACTTCTTTTACGAAAAAAAACGGATATTTATGTATTGCAGCAAACTATAA
- a CDS encoding dockerin type I repeat-containing protein, translating into MKKKVLVAFIAAVSCVGTFPVSSIPLTSIAEKATVEQSVETESPLKDYADTINEYLRSNSVLGYAYIQDFDATEKLLITYVSDLEKIKAYITDLGIDENIVLYSQSHDDYSVSKLSGKIVSLPDKLEYKIGEQIDLTGIRIEAAKGNEKAVVYTYPDVAFDYQSNIPKPATLLLSTDFRSDKTGTYTVKAIDMDNVRFDVNVVDDSILPDATVTIPRTMAPETETAVDSSASDAKFDEDEFFVVVGTYKGSTQLRSLKRRSDGSYAAEKIVWEAAPQGLSYGDVLTAEGKVIMEQVRPASDPVYAMAYYYKLDDSAKLTKVGSCAQLMEKKDLTVERVTYDGSAHWSIDYTDENGEKYYYGLSTYGSSLGVNPTGGKEGDIYTFAAIDGNIVVPLAKKDVESDINKEPEYKIVKLPDKVEYKLGETIDLTGLEIEVTKANEEPVVYTYPDIAFAHDSTTPKPATVLLFSDDFRSDKAGTYKVEVVGADDVSFDVKVVDDSSIKDLEEGKTMTLDDVIELSKKGDDLTWSDFEPYKALDASTCIRNWQYELGNGYILDVGGQPDEKPDFILLGYYSFQNCDVRKENVPGFIDYITETYIFVKGDANFDRHVDMSDAVLVMQALANPNKYGLNGTDEKHLTEQGLANADIDGNGLTVADALAIQRKLLHLSGIDEYPIGGKTFVYEKEGFGSDFIINFYAGGAYEYYEGVLSSYIGAGRWEIKDDTVVMTENISKKVNHLKINGNDLVYIADGSDNFYYLKVNDGEKFSVQPSLTQIEKIKQ; encoded by the coding sequence ATGAAAAAGAAAGTTTTAGTAGCTTTTATTGCTGCTGTGAGCTGTGTAGGAACATTCCCTGTTTCAAGTATTCCGCTTACAAGTATAGCTGAGAAAGCTACTGTAGAACAGTCAGTAGAAACTGAAAGTCCGCTTAAAGATTATGCAGACACCATAAATGAATACCTACGTTCAAACAGCGTTTTAGGCTATGCGTATATTCAGGATTTTGATGCCACTGAAAAACTGCTTATTACTTATGTCAGTGACTTAGAAAAAATAAAAGCTTATATCACCGACTTAGGCATTGATGAAAACATAGTTCTTTATTCACAGAGCCATGATGATTATTCAGTTTCGAAATTATCAGGTAAAATTGTATCACTACCTGACAAGCTAGAATACAAGATTGGTGAACAAATAGACTTGACTGGCATAAGAATAGAAGCAGCAAAGGGGAATGAAAAAGCTGTTGTTTATACATATCCGGATGTGGCTTTTGATTATCAGTCCAACATACCTAAACCTGCGACACTCCTTCTCTCCACTGATTTTCGCAGTGATAAGACCGGTACTTATACAGTTAAGGCCATAGACATGGATAACGTAAGGTTTGATGTTAATGTCGTTGATGATTCTATACTGCCAGACGCAACAGTAACTATTCCTAGAACAATGGCTCCCGAGACTGAAACAGCTGTTGATTCATCCGCATCTGACGCCAAATTTGACGAAGACGAGTTCTTTGTAGTAGTAGGTACTTACAAAGGATCAACACAGCTCAGGTCTCTCAAACGCAGATCTGACGGTTCATATGCGGCTGAAAAGATAGTATGGGAAGCTGCTCCACAGGGACTCAGTTACGGCGATGTTCTAACGGCTGAGGGAAAGGTCATTATGGAGCAGGTCAGACCAGCGTCCGATCCTGTCTACGCTATGGCTTATTACTACAAACTCGACGACTCAGCCAAGCTTACAAAGGTTGGCAGTTGCGCTCAGCTTATGGAGAAAAAAGACCTTACTGTCGAAAGAGTAACTTATGACGGCTCGGCGCACTGGAGCATTGATTATACGGATGAGAACGGAGAAAAATACTATTACGGTCTAAGCACATATGGTTCCTCCCTGGGCGTTAACCCTACCGGCGGCAAGGAAGGAGATATTTATACCTTTGCTGCGATTGACGGAAATATAGTAGTTCCGCTTGCAAAAAAAGACGTTGAAAGCGATATCAATAAAGAGCCTGAATACAAGATAGTCAAGCTTCCCGACAAGGTGGAATACAAGCTTGGCGAAACGATAGATCTTACTGGTCTGGAAATAGAAGTTACAAAAGCTAATGAAGAGCCTGTGGTCTATACATATCCTGATATTGCTTTTGCGCATGATTCCACTACTCCAAAACCTGCAACAGTTCTTCTCTTTTCTGATGATTTCCGCAGTGATAAGGCGGGAACTTATAAAGTAGAGGTAGTTGGCGCGGATGACGTAAGCTTTGATGTTAAGGTCGTTGATGATTCATCAATTAAGGATCTTGAGGAAGGTAAAACGATGACGCTTGATGATGTCATTGAACTTTCAAAAAAGGGCGATGATCTGACGTGGTCGGACTTCGAGCCATATAAGGCTCTTGACGCAAGTACCTGTATCCGCAACTGGCAATACGAACTAGGAAACGGCTACATACTTGATGTTGGTGGTCAGCCTGATGAAAAGCCGGATTTTATCCTTTTAGGGTATTACAGCTTCCAGAACTGTGATGTTAGAAAAGAAAATGTTCCGGGATTTATAGATTATATTACGGAAACATATATTTTCGTAAAGGGCGACGCGAACTTCGACCGACATGTGGATATGTCCGATGCTGTGCTTGTTATGCAGGCTCTGGCAAATCCAAATAAGTACGGCTTAAACGGTACAGACGAGAAGCACCTCACTGAGCAGGGCTTGGCAAATGCCGACATAGACGGCAATGGTCTTACCGTTGCGGACGCACTGGCAATACAGAGAAAGCTGCTGCATCTGAGTGGTATTGATGAATATCCCATAGGCGGAAAGACCTTTGTATATGAAAAAGAGGGCTTTGGAAGTGACTTCATTATCAATTTTTATGCAGGCGGAGCCTACGAATACTATGAGGGTGTTTTAAGCAGCTACATAGGTGCAGGAAGATGGGAAATAAAAGATGATACTGTTGTAATGACAGAAAATATTTCCAAAAAAGTCAATCATCTGAAAATAAATGGCAACGACCTTGTCTACATTGCAGACGGATCGGATAATTTTTACTATCTCAAAGTAAATGACGGCGAGAAATTTTCAGTACAGCCCTCGTTGACACAGATTGAAAAAATAAAGCAATAG
- a CDS encoding PF20097 family protein yields the protein MKCPYCKKEMELGFIQSPQEISWKKGDKRPLLGRAQFHEGSVILSELSFLKGAAVTAFLCRECKKVIIEYSDENSDFNQR from the coding sequence ATGAAATGCCCATATTGTAAAAAAGAAATGGAATTGGGATTTATTCAAAGCCCGCAGGAGATCTCATGGAAGAAAGGCGACAAAAGACCGCTCTTGGGTCGGGCACAGTTTCATGAAGGTTCTGTGATTCTTTCAGAACTATCCTTTCTGAAGGGGGCTGCTGTTACAGCTTTCCTCTGTAGAGAATGCAAGAAAGTAATTATAGAATATTCGGACGAAAATTCTGATTTCAACCAGCGGTAA
- a CDS encoding IS4 family transposase, with protein sequence MEKNNSDFVVDPKRDFVRKSELSFSKTLRFILGMGSQTLGKELVEFYDYDSKMVSVSAIVQRRAKILPAAFQYLFHKFNETFSQTNFFHGYRLYAVDGSDIHIPTDPDDKDTFYRANNDVKGYNLMHLNALYDIMNRRYIDAVLQDSRNENEHSALISMLENIGHESIIVADRGYESYNTIAHLENNGLKYVMRIKTSGGIAHKFNIPHNEEADFAANIIITRRQTNEVKANPELYRYLPHSSNFDFLPKESKDTYPLKFRIIRLKISEDNYETIVTNLCDDEFSAEDIKMIYKMRWGIETSFRELKYQVGLIAFHSKKKDCVIQEIFASLIMYNLSMLITENITIDDDKHNDYRYKINYAFAIHICIKFFRSAHANPFLLEELIARNKCPVRPDRIADRKTRYHSAIPFNYRLS encoded by the coding sequence ATGGAGAAAAATAACTCTGATTTCGTAGTTGATCCTAAGAGAGATTTTGTTCGTAAAAGTGAGCTATCTTTCTCAAAAACATTGAGATTCATTCTCGGAATGGGCAGCCAGACACTTGGCAAGGAGCTTGTAGAATTCTATGATTATGATTCAAAAATGGTATCTGTGTCTGCTATCGTTCAGAGAAGAGCTAAAATACTTCCTGCTGCTTTTCAGTATCTGTTCCATAAATTCAATGAAACATTTTCTCAAACCAATTTCTTTCACGGCTACAGGCTTTATGCTGTGGACGGTTCTGATATACATATTCCTACTGATCCTGATGATAAGGATACTTTTTATCGTGCAAATAATGATGTAAAAGGCTATAACCTCATGCATCTGAATGCTTTGTATGACATTATGAACCGTAGATATATCGATGCTGTATTACAGGACAGTCGCAATGAAAATGAGCATTCTGCTCTCATAAGTATGCTTGAAAATATCGGACATGAGTCCATTATCGTTGCGGATAGAGGATATGAATCCTACAACACGATCGCTCATCTTGAAAATAACGGCTTGAAATATGTGATGCGCATCAAGACAAGCGGTGGAATTGCTCATAAATTCAACATTCCCCATAATGAGGAAGCTGATTTTGCTGCAAATATTATTATTACAAGAAGACAAACTAATGAAGTTAAGGCTAATCCTGAACTTTATCGTTATCTTCCGCACTCTTCAAATTTCGACTTCCTTCCGAAAGAATCGAAAGATACATATCCTCTTAAATTCAGGATAATAAGGCTCAAGATATCTGAAGATAACTATGAAACCATTGTTACCAATCTCTGTGATGATGAGTTCTCTGCCGAAGATATAAAGATGATATACAAAATGCGCTGGGGGATCGAGACTTCATTCAGAGAACTGAAGTACCAGGTTGGTCTTATTGCTTTCCATTCAAAGAAAAAGGACTGCGTGATACAGGAAATCTTTGCAAGTCTTATCATGTATAACTTATCTATGCTGATTACCGAAAATATCACCATAGATGACGATAAGCATAATGATTACCGCTATAAAATCAATTATGCTTTTGCTATACATATCTGCATCAAATTCTTTCGCTCTGCACACGCAAATCCTTTTCTTTTGGAAGAGCTGATAGCAAGAAACAAGTGCCCTGTCAGACCTGATCGTATTGCTGATAGGAAAACTCGATATCATTCTGCTATTCCCTTCAACTACAGACTATCATAA
- a CDS encoding rhomboid family intramembrane serine protease: protein MAERHFTVYFITCIFYHYNFSHIFFNSVALICVGSLLSPFIGKIKTLIIFVLGGALAEIPFSLIVHSGAPDYGGGSSGGIFALIAAFFVCCLRFPDIFRLKWFRPDLWGVLIFFILANDNQSSFLTHTFGFVAGFLLTSIMVFSKIIRIPEKAKD from the coding sequence ATGGCAGAACGGCACTTCACAGTATACTTCATCACTTGCATTTTTTACCATTATAACTTTTCTCATATTTTCTTCAATTCTGTCGCTCTGATATGTGTAGGTTCGTTACTGAGTCCGTTTATAGGAAAAATAAAAACGCTTATTATTTTTGTTTTAGGCGGAGCTCTTGCTGAAATTCCATTCTCACTGATAGTTCATTCCGGAGCTCCAGATTACGGCGGTGGTTCATCGGGTGGAATATTTGCTCTGATAGCTGCATTCTTTGTATGTTGTTTGAGGTTCCCTGATATATTCAGATTAAAGTGGTTCAGACCGGATCTATGGGGAGTTTTGATTTTTTTCATTCTTGCAAACGATAACCAGAGTTCGTTTCTGACACATACATTTGGATTCGTCGCAGGGTTTTTATTAACTTCAATTATGGTTTTTTCAAAAATCATAAGAATTCCTGAAAAAGCAAAAGACTAA
- a CDS encoding beta-propeller domain-containing protein: MTQTSFTKKNGYLCIAANYKEFEETFHKYSDNEEINEYSYDRVVGSGDNGYYTYKAKNESARFHILDMDMNIVGSIDNIENEESVYNVDFFDDIALVYPSYRQDKIYAIDLSSPEKPSVLDNYRIKGYSSYMQSWDENSIICLGESINEDNYVIGVRITLFDSSDPNELKVADICKWDDKRVDASTWDPNKENPEEIYSSSFFSPLIIAPEKNIICIPLNHKYYLSTKNCVSFKSEVNEYVFYGVENGKLVLKGEMKSPDEKTMDLRNNSRYDFALYIGDYIYMLSTQKIIAADINTIDITDELNF, encoded by the coding sequence ATAACTCAGACTTCTTTTACGAAAAAAAACGGATATTTATGTATTGCAGCAAACTATAAGGAGTTCGAAGAGACCTTCCACAAATACAGCGACAATGAAGAGATAAACGAATATTCATACGACAGGGTAGTAGGAAGCGGCGACAATGGTTACTACACCTATAAAGCAAAAAATGAATCCGCCAGATTCCATATTCTCGACATGGATATGAACATAGTCGGAAGCATTGACAATATTGAAAATGAGGAAAGCGTATATAACGTAGATTTCTTTGATGATATAGCTTTAGTCTATCCTTCATACAGGCAGGATAAGATCTATGCAATTGACCTTAGTTCTCCGGAAAAACCTTCTGTGCTTGACAATTATAGAATCAAAGGCTACAGCTCATATATGCAGTCATGGGACGAAAACTCAATAATTTGTCTCGGTGAAAGTATAAACGAAGACAATTACGTTATAGGTGTAAGGATTACATTGTTCGACAGCTCTGATCCAAATGAACTAAAAGTTGCAGATATATGCAAATGGGATGACAAGAGAGTTGACGCTTCGACCTGGGATCCGAATAAAGAAAACCCGGAGGAGATCTACTCATCTTCTTTCTTCTCTCCTCTTATTATAGCTCCCGAAAAGAACATCATATGCATACCTCTTAATCATAAATACTATCTTTCCACTAAAAACTGTGTCTCTTTTAAATCCGAAGTGAATGAATATGTATTTTATGGAGTTGAAAACGGCAAATTAGTACTGAAAGGCGAAATGAAGTCACCCGATGAAAAAACGATGGACTTAAGGAATAATTCCAGATATGACTTTGCCTTATATATCGGCGATTATATCTATATGCTCTCTACACAAAAAATAATTGCCGCAGATATAAACACGATAGATATAACAGACGAACTCAATTTCTGA
- a CDS encoding glycosyltransferase, protein MRLLIVPMAAMAETSGPFSRCRLLAESAAAAGIDAATCIAKDVNYSEINGIKNYFLDVPSPFGMPEIIASKVFPVAQKFGITSRKTVKSFDEVLWFTGNSVYSYLVKSIASVRGAIRNFKPDIVYSEFSIPAIIAAKLEKKKLFTTVSYPTQPEYANAPKLARGVNRYLQEKGLPQVNSVLELFDWADEGFCPSIHELEPIKKENVAFCGALKKVSTSEHLRNKIVVYMGNGTVSASMTEKEISKAFIDSEYEVYIASKYLKAKNKGNIHIAPRWDFNELLDEAVLYINHGGQNSVVDGMLHGVSQMIVPGKVFERRYNAVSIAKNKAGIIISHRQFKADIIRSKADKVIASEMLRRKATELGKKLSSQGGVDIIIKHIIKYDR, encoded by the coding sequence ATGAGACTACTTATAGTACCAATGGCAGCTATGGCAGAAACATCAGGACCGTTCTCGCGATGCAGGCTGCTTGCTGAAAGTGCAGCTGCGGCAGGTATAGATGCTGCGACCTGTATAGCAAAAGATGTAAATTATTCAGAAATCAACGGAATAAAGAATTATTTCCTTGACGTTCCTTCTCCGTTTGGAATGCCAGAAATTATTGCTTCAAAGGTGTTCCCTGTAGCGCAGAAATTCGGGATAACTTCAAGAAAAACAGTAAAGAGTTTTGATGAAGTTCTCTGGTTTACGGGAAATTCAGTTTACAGTTATCTTGTGAAAAGCATTGCAAGTGTTCGCGGAGCCATAAGGAATTTCAAACCTGATATAGTTTATTCTGAATTCAGTATACCTGCTATAATAGCAGCTAAGCTTGAAAAGAAGAAGCTGTTTACAACGGTCAGCTATCCTACTCAGCCTGAATATGCCAATGCTCCGAAGCTTGCAAGGGGCGTGAACAGGTATTTGCAGGAGAAAGGTCTGCCGCAGGTCAATTCTGTACTGGAGCTCTTTGACTGGGCTGATGAGGGCTTTTGTCCGAGTATACATGAGCTTGAACCGATAAAAAAAGAAAACGTTGCTTTCTGTGGGGCGCTGAAAAAGGTAAGTACATCTGAACATCTCAGGAACAAGATAGTCGTATATATGGGGAACGGAACAGTTTCCGCATCAATGACTGAGAAAGAGATAAGTAAGGCTTTCATCGATTCTGAGTATGAAGTATATATAGCTTCAAAGTATCTGAAAGCGAAGAATAAAGGCAATATTCATATAGCTCCACGCTGGGACTTCAATGAGCTTCTTGACGAAGCAGTTTTGTATATAAACCACGGCGGTCAGAACAGTGTAGTCGATGGTATGCTTCACGGAGTTTCGCAGATGATAGTTCCAGGTAAGGTCTTTGAACGAAGATACAATGCGGTTTCGATTGCGAAAAACAAAGCAGGTATCATTATTTCGCACAGGCAGTTCAAAGCTGATATCATTCGCAGTAAGGCTGATAAAGTTATAGCTTCTGAGATGCTGCGAAGAAAAGCGACTGAACTCGGCAAGAAGTTGAGTTCTCAAGGCGGTGTTGATATTATAATAAAACATATCATCAAGTATGATAGATAA
- a CDS encoding helix-turn-helix domain-containing protein, which translates to MEGWIEGFQESIDYIEQNLPEELNIEEIAKKASLSSFYYQRIFGALCGMTVGEYIRARRMTTAAQELSCSEHKVIDIAAKYGYDSPDSFAKAFQRFHGITPTQARESGAQLRSFAPLHIKISLEGGNMLDYKIVEKASFTIVGIKRRFNADTSYQEVPKFWNEWANDMKGLKGMFGFCLDVCGKDFDYWIADLYEPWKDIPEECETYTIPASLWAEFVCKGTLPEALQKVNTQIWSEWLPSLKGYELAGNYSAEVYMPPAKNPADTVSYICIPLKKQ; encoded by the coding sequence ATGGAAGGCTGGATCGAAGGATTTCAAGAGTCCATTGATTACATTGAGCAAAATCTGCCAGAGGAACTGAATATCGAAGAAATCGCAAAGAAGGCGAGCTTATCTTCATTCTACTATCAGCGTATATTTGGTGCTCTGTGCGGTATGACAGTCGGAGAATACATCCGTGCCCGCCGTATGACGACGGCAGCACAGGAATTATCTTGCTCTGAACATAAGGTGATTGATATTGCTGCAAAGTACGGCTATGATTCACCTGACAGTTTTGCGAAAGCATTTCAGCGCTTTCACGGTATTACTCCGACACAGGCAAGAGAGTCGGGAGCACAGTTACGTTCATTTGCTCCGCTGCATATTAAAATATCATTGGAGGGCGGAAATATGTTGGATTACAAAATCGTGGAAAAGGCATCGTTTACTATCGTGGGAATTAAAAGAAGGTTCAATGCCGACACGAGCTATCAGGAGGTACCGAAGTTCTGGAACGAGTGGGCTAATGACATGAAGGGACTGAAAGGTATGTTCGGATTCTGCCTTGATGTCTGCGGAAAGGATTTCGACTACTGGATAGCCGATCTTTATGAGCCGTGGAAAGACATTCCGGAGGAGTGTGAGACTTACACGATACCGGCAAGCCTGTGGGCGGAGTTCGTCTGCAAGGGTACGCTTCCGGAGGCTTTGCAGAAAGTGAACACGCAGATATGGTCGGAATGGCTCCCGTCGCTGAAAGGCTACGAGCTTGCCGGGAATTACTCTGCCGAGGTGTATATGCCGCCGGCAAAGAATCCTGCCGATACAGTCAGCTATATCTGTATTCCCTTGAAAAAGCAGTGA
- a CDS encoding PD-(D/E)XK nuclease family protein yields MPFCHKVENNGTYTIWNGVIDLLYKKDGKWRIVDYKTNAEAGGLDYKYSDQLNAYKNAFLSMTGESAEAYIYHIDI; encoded by the coding sequence GTGCCGTTCTGCCATAAGGTCGAAAATAATGGTACATATACTATCTGGAACGGTGTTATTGATCTGCTCTATAAGAAAGACGGTAAATGGCGAATAGTAGATTATAAGACCAATGCTGAAGCTGGAGGACTTGATTACAAGTATTCTGACCAACTTAATGCTTATAAAAACGCATTCTTATCCATGACAGGTGAAAGTGCTGAAGCATACATCTATCATATCGATATTTAA
- a CDS encoding chromate transporter — translation MNKKLDLFLTFMKIGAFTFGGGYAMIPLIQREVCTNKKWMEEKDILEIVAIAESTPGPIAINAATFVGYRTAGFIGACLATLGVVLPSFLIISLISLVLHHFQEFRAVKYAFMGIRAAVLALILKALWSMFKTAKKGAFAYFIMAATFFLTAFAKIDAVFVLIGCAVFGIIWSAIRRKEQAHDTP, via the coding sequence TTGAATAAAAAACTTGATCTGTTCCTAACGTTTATGAAAATAGGAGCATTTACATTCGGCGGCGGTTACGCAATGATACCGCTTATACAGCGTGAGGTCTGTACAAACAAAAAGTGGATGGAAGAAAAGGATATACTTGAGATAGTTGCCATTGCGGAGTCCACTCCGGGACCTATCGCAATAAACGCTGCAACTTTTGTCGGCTACCGTACAGCAGGCTTTATCGGAGCCTGCCTTGCAACTCTCGGAGTAGTCCTGCCGTCTTTCCTGATAATCTCTCTGATATCACTGGTGCTTCATCATTTTCAGGAATTCAGAGCTGTGAAATACGCATTCATGGGCATTAGAGCCGCTGTTCTTGCATTGATACTGAAAGCGCTGTGGTCGATGTTCAAAACCGCTAAAAAGGGCGCATTTGCGTATTTCATTATGGCTGCGACATTTTTTCTGACCGCCTTTGCAAAGATAGATGCAGTATTCGTTCTTATAGGCTGTGCAGTTTTCGGCATTATATGGTCGGCTATACGCAGAAAGGAGCAAGCGCATGATACTCCTTAA